The window CCTGGTCAATTAAGAGAGGTTCTATTCCTTAAATTGGAATTTCTCCCAAATGAATTCTGCTATAATCAATAAATTTCTGTCCAGAAGTTACCTATAAATACAGTGTATCCTTCTGCGTTATGTTGGAATTTACATAATGTAATACCTTCCATTAACACGGTTGTCTGACATTTTACCTGTCCGCAACTGGATTCAATACCATTGTGTTTATAAAAACATAACGATGAAACCCGTGGCGGTGCATACATTGCATAAAAATTCTGATAAAGAAAAATCCCAGATGGAGGCAATTCTGAAGCAGGTAAAGGACCCAGAACTGCTTTCACAGATTGAAAAGGTAGTCCCCTTTCACGGCTTCCTGACCTCCGGGGCATTAATCGGCATCCAGATGCTCAATATTGCAAGACGGGAGCTCGATGTCCGGGGCGGGGAGCGCATATACGTGACCTGCGAAACGAAAAGCTGCATGCCTGACCCCTTCCAGATCCTTGCCGGAGCAACCATCGGAAACAACGGGTTGAAGATCAATAACTTTGGAAAGATGGCGGTCACGGTCAACAAACAGGCACCTGAAGGAGCGCACGGCATAAAAGGTGTCCGAATCATTCTCGACACTGAGAAGACAAAGGACTATCCTAAACTCCACGCCTGGTATCTGAACACTGAAAAGCTTCCCCATGAAGAGGTTGTACCCATCCTTCTGGCCGCAGGAGAAAAGGTGTATTCCTGGAAACCCGTGGACCTGGAAATTCCTGTCCGGAAGAAAAAGCGGATACAGTGCTGTAAAAATTGCGGTGAAATGTTCATTCAACACGATAACGAGCTGCTGTGCGGCGGATGCACAGAATAACGTTGAGAGGTAAGCAAAATGCAAGACGATATACGATTGTCCGTCTTTTCCGAAAAAAAAGACCGGCAGCTGGTCTATAAGCCTGATAAATGCATTGGCTGCGGGACCTGCGTACAGGCATGCCCTAAGGGTGTCCTGGCTGTAGGGGCCGTGGGAGCTATAGCAAGAGGGTTACTAGATGCTGATTTTCTGGAAATGAAGGAGAGCGAAAACTGTATTGTCTGTGGAATTTGTGCGAAAGTTTGTCCCACAGGCGCTCTTGAATTGAAACAGGAAGGAAAATCCCTTATTGACATGTCCTATATTTCCAGGGCCATGAAACCCACGTCAGTAAATGATAACTGCGTTCACTGCGGGCTTTGTGAAGATATCTGTCCCAGAGGCTGTATTGAGGTAACCCGCGAAATTTCAGAGGACGGAAGCCTGAAACTGGTTGGGAAGACCCTCATAGATACAGAGTGCTGTATCCACTGCGGTTGGTGTGCTGCAGTATGTCCTGTGGATGCTATTTCCGTGGAAAAACCTTTTGAAGGGCGCTGGACCCGGGACGAGAATGTTTGCCAGACCTGCCATACCTGTGTTGACGTCTGTCCTGCAAATGCCATTTTCAATAAAAAGGCTAAACCCGGAGAAAGAGTAGAAAAGATTAGTCACCGCCCGGATGCCTGCATTTACTGCGGGGCCTGTGCTGTTGCCTGCCCTGTAGATGCCATTGATGTCAGGAAGACTGCAATCCTTCCGGAAATGGAGAAAAAGGGCCCCCTCGAGAAAAAACTGCTTGAAATCCCTGCCCCTGAAGCCCTGCTTCGCACCCATCTGGAAACAGATGAAGCTGCTTGCCTGGGTTGCGGAAACTGTGTGATCGTCTGTCCGGTAAACGCTCTCGATAACCGTGAACTTGCTGCAGGGTACCTGTACAACATGGACGAAAAAGCTCTCCTCGGGGTTAAAAACGGAAAAATTTCGGTTGTAAACCAGGAACGCTGTGGAGGAGATGGGACCTGTGCCCTTATCTGCCCTGTTAATGCGATCTGGCTTGTAAAAAAAGAGGTGGAATGAATGGCAGGAACAATCGCAATCAAGAACGGATACGTCTTTGACCCCCTGAACGAAATAAAAGGGGAGATAATGGATATCTTCATCAGGGACGGAAAAGTTGTAAAAGAGCTTTCTGCGGCCGAACTGAAAAACGCAAAGGTTATTGATGCCTCAGGTATGACAGTCATGCCCGGAGGAGTTGACTCCCACTCTCACGTTGCAGGTGCAAAGGTTAACGCCGGCAGGCAAATGCGGCCGGAAGACCACTATAAAGCGACTCTAAAGAAGACTTCTTTAACCCATTCCGGTTCAGGATAC is drawn from Methanosarcina lacustris Z-7289 and contains these coding sequences:
- a CDS encoding FmdE family protein; this translates as MHTLHKNSDKEKSQMEAILKQVKDPELLSQIEKVVPFHGFLTSGALIGIQMLNIARRELDVRGGERIYVTCETKSCMPDPFQILAGATIGNNGLKINNFGKMAVTVNKQAPEGAHGIKGVRIILDTEKTKDYPKLHAWYLNTEKLPHEEVVPILLAAGEKVYSWKPVDLEIPVRKKKRIQCCKNCGEMFIQHDNELLCGGCTE
- a CDS encoding 4Fe-4S binding protein translates to MQDDIRLSVFSEKKDRQLVYKPDKCIGCGTCVQACPKGVLAVGAVGAIARGLLDADFLEMKESENCIVCGICAKVCPTGALELKQEGKSLIDMSYISRAMKPTSVNDNCVHCGLCEDICPRGCIEVTREISEDGSLKLVGKTLIDTECCIHCGWCAAVCPVDAISVEKPFEGRWTRDENVCQTCHTCVDVCPANAIFNKKAKPGERVEKISHRPDACIYCGACAVACPVDAIDVRKTAILPEMEKKGPLEKKLLEIPAPEALLRTHLETDEAACLGCGNCVIVCPVNALDNRELAAGYLYNMDEKALLGVKNGKISVVNQERCGGDGTCALICPVNAIWLVKKEVE